The genomic region TTATCACTTCAACCCCCTGGTAGAAAAAGCCAAATCCAATCAACATAGAACATCAGTTCGCTTTTATGGCAAAATTATGCTATACTTGACCTTGTACAATAGAATAGGCTCCTCAAGGGTGGTCGGCTCATCCCCTAATGAGAGGGGGTGATGCCATGACAGTTTATGAGGCGATCTCTCTGATGATTGCTTTCGGATCGTTGATCACGCTGCTGCTGTCGGAAAAGAAAAAGAAATAGACCGCCCTTGAGCTGACAACTCCGCAGTCTATTCCACATAACCTCGAGCCGACCCCATGAGGGGCAGCTATTGTACTTGACCGTAGGTGTTCCCGCACCTACGGTTACTTTTATTATACGCAATCTTATAAACTTCTATGTCTGTAGTTTACCATAGACAGCCTAAAAATCAAATCATCGGTGTTTGAGAGAGAGGAGCAGGGGCTGTTCTCTTTTATAACAACCCGACCCATTGCCAGTAGGTGACCGACATGAGGAGAATCAGCAGATACCCGACGATCGTCAAGGGAATGCCTGACTTGATAAAATCCTTGGTAGTGAAGGTTTCGGTTCCGTATGCCAGCATATTTTGCGGAGCGTTCACCGGCAGCAGGAATCCAAAACTGATGACAAACTGTTGAATCAATACCAAGCCGGGTCCGTTGATGTCCGGGCGATCCATTCCCTGGACAAGAGCGATGACAACCGGAATCAATACGGCCGCCAAACTGGTTGCACTTGCAAACCCCAGGTGCACCAGGATGTTAAAGGCCGACAGTACAGCTACAATCGCCAACACCGACAAAGTGGTAAGTCCGACAGACTCAAACAGTGCGTTGGCTAACCACGTAGCTGCTTTCGTCTTCAGCAGAACGGAGCCGAGTGAGATGCCCACAGCAAAGAGGATCACCGTGCCCCAAGGGATGTCTTTCTCTGCCTGCTTCCAGGTAAATACGCCGATATACGGGGTCAACATGACTGCAACTGCAATCAACGTTGCGGTGGTGCTGTCCAACGGATGCAGAATGTTCTCGGTCGCCCACAGGAAAAGCAGGGATACCGCTATGATCATCAATCTCCACTGCTTGCCGTCCAACGGTCCCAGTTCCTCCAGTTGTTTCTTTACCATTTCCTGTCCGTTCGGAATCGACTTCATTTCAGGCGGGATCACCTTAAGCATTACAAAGTA from Effusibacillus lacus harbors:
- a CDS encoding putative holin-like toxin, whose product is MTVYEAISLMIAFGSLITLLLSEKKKK